One Polaribacter sp. SA4-12 genomic window carries:
- a CDS encoding tetratricopeptide repeat protein: MKNQILALTVGLLSIASFAQKNELKAVEKAIKKGLFKEAKATITTLEATEDSMDPKYKAKYFYLKGSAYGKSNVEKAADAYDKLFEYEKTSGKLKYTKLAKPQLNELIQFVSQKAIAQYGEKNYKQATNNFYLTYKLSPTDTTFLYNAAISASIAKDYDASLKYYKELQEIKYTGITTQYFAVNKATSKEEDLGTKTNRDAMVKFGKYIKPTVKSSKSKQADIIKNIGYIYVSQGKPELAVAALEEARKTDPKNLNLLLNQADMYIKLKRMDKFEELMVEAVKLDPTNANLFFNLGVVNAGENKTEEAIGYYKKAIELNPEYADAYMNLHVALMSEEKAIIDEMNENLSNFKKYTELEGKQKALYRKALPSLENADRFGRSIESVRALLNLYDILEMTEKADALRPIYKEMRTKE; this comes from the coding sequence ATGAAAAATCAAATATTAGCGTTAACTGTAGGCTTATTATCTATAGCTTCTTTTGCGCAAAAAAATGAACTAAAAGCTGTTGAAAAGGCTATTAAAAAAGGTCTATTTAAAGAAGCAAAAGCTACTATAACTACTTTAGAGGCTACTGAAGATTCGATGGATCCTAAATACAAAGCAAAGTATTTCTATTTAAAAGGATCTGCTTATGGTAAATCTAATGTTGAAAAAGCTGCAGATGCATATGATAAGTTATTTGAATATGAAAAAACAAGTGGTAAGCTTAAGTATACAAAGTTAGCTAAACCTCAATTAAATGAGCTAATCCAATTTGTTTCTCAAAAAGCAATTGCACAATATGGTGAGAAAAATTATAAACAAGCAACAAATAATTTTTATTTAACCTATAAATTAAGTCCTACTGATACTACATTTTTATATAATGCAGCTATAAGTGCATCGATAGCAAAAGACTATGATGCTTCTTTGAAATATTATAAGGAATTGCAGGAAATTAAATATACTGGTATCACTACTCAATATTTTGCTGTAAATAAGGCTACAAGTAAAGAAGAAGATTTAGGTACTAAAACTAATAGAGATGCAATGGTTAAGTTTGGTAAGTATATTAAACCAACTGTTAAATCGTCAAAATCTAAGCAAGCAGATATTATTAAGAACATAGGTTATATTTATGTTAGTCAAGGAAAACCCGAATTAGCAGTTGCTGCTTTAGAAGAAGCTAGAAAAACAGATCCAAAAAATTTAAACTTACTTTTAAATCAAGCTGATATGTACATCAAGCTAAAAAGAATGGATAAATTTGAAGAACTTATGGTAGAAGCTGTAAAATTAGATCCTACTAACGCAAATTTATTTTTTAATTTAGGTGTAGTAAATGCAGGTGAAAATAAAACAGAAGAAGCAATTGGTTATTATAAGAAAGCAATAGAGTTAAACCCAGAGTATGCTGATGCTTATATGAATTTACACGTTGCTTTAATGAGCGAAGAAAAGGCTATTATTGATGAAATGAATGAAAATCTTAGTAACTTTAAGAAGTATACAGAGTTAGAGGGTAAACAAAAAGCATTATATAGAAAAGCTTTACCATCTTTAGAAAATGCCGATCGTTTTGGTAGATCTATAGAATCTGTAAGAGCTCTTTTAAATCTTTATGATATTCTTGAAATGACTGAAAAAGCAGATGCTTTAAGACCAATTTATAAAGAAATGAGAACTAAAGAATAA
- the gyrA gene encoding DNA gyrase subunit A: MADGEKLIPINIEEQMKAAYIDYSMSVIVSRALPDVRDGLKPVHRRVLFGMHELGIKATGSYKKSARIVGEVLGKFHPHGDTSVYDSMVRMAQHWSVRYMMVDGQGNFGSVDGDSPAAMRYTEVRMQKISEDMLADIEKETVDHRLNFDDTLQEPTVLPTRIPNLLVNGASGIAVGMATNMAPHNLTEVINGTMAYIDNRDIEIDELMQHIKAPDFPTGGIIYGYDGVKDAFHTGRGRIVMRAKAIIEEVKGRECIIVTEIPYQVNKAEMIKKTAELVNDKKIEGISNIRDESDRNGMRIVYILKRDAIPNIVLNKLFKYTQLQTSFSVNNIALVKGRPEQLNLKQLIHYFVEHRHEVIVRRTEFDLKKAEARAHILEGLIIASDNIDEVIKIIRASNNADEARESLIERFALSEIQAKAIVEMRLRQLTGLEQDKLRAEFDAIMLTIIDLKDILANEPRRYEIIKAELLHIRDKYGDDRRSVIEYAGGDMSIEDMIPDTKVVVTISNAGYLKRTNLEEYKVQNRGGRGQKGATTRNEDFLEHLFVGTNHQYMMFFTQKGKVFWMRVYEIPEGGKNTKGRAMQNLINIEQDDKVKAFLVTQDLKDEEYINSHYVIMATKKGQVKKTSLEQYSRPRTNGINAITIKEGDELLEAKLTTGDSQVMLALKSGKSIRFEEAKTRPMGRTASGVRGITLQHDKDEVIGMVAVNDMESNILVVSEKGYGKRSKLEDYRVTNRGGKGVKTLNISEKTGGLVAIKNVDDSNDLMIINKSGLTIRMAVEDLRVMGRATQGVRLINIKDSDSIAAVAKVMHEEEVVEEENVEENAEDLDNGTEIDKDSNDNQE; this comes from the coding sequence ATGGCAGACGGAGAAAAGTTAATTCCGATTAACATTGAAGAGCAAATGAAAGCTGCGTACATCGATTACTCGATGTCAGTAATTGTTTCTAGAGCATTACCAGATGTAAGAGATGGTTTAAAACCCGTTCATAGAAGGGTCTTATTTGGTATGCATGAGTTAGGGATTAAAGCAACTGGGTCTTATAAAAAATCAGCAAGAATTGTTGGGGAAGTTTTAGGTAAGTTTCACCCACATGGTGATACTTCTGTTTACGACTCAATGGTTAGAATGGCACAACACTGGAGTGTACGTTATATGATGGTTGATGGTCAAGGGAATTTTGGTTCTGTTGATGGAGATTCGCCAGCAGCAATGCGTTATACTGAGGTTAGAATGCAAAAGATATCGGAAGATATGTTAGCTGATATTGAAAAAGAAACGGTAGATCATCGTTTAAATTTTGATGATACTTTACAAGAACCAACCGTTTTACCAACTCGTATTCCTAATTTATTAGTAAACGGAGCTTCTGGTATTGCAGTAGGTATGGCTACAAATATGGCACCACATAACTTAACAGAAGTTATTAATGGTACAATGGCCTATATTGATAACAGAGATATTGAGATTGATGAGTTGATGCAACACATAAAAGCGCCAGATTTTCCTACAGGAGGAATTATTTATGGTTATGATGGTGTTAAGGACGCTTTTCATACAGGTCGTGGACGTATTGTAATGCGTGCAAAAGCCATTATTGAGGAAGTTAAAGGACGTGAGTGTATCATTGTTACTGAGATTCCTTACCAAGTGAACAAAGCAGAAATGATTAAAAAAACTGCTGAACTTGTAAATGATAAGAAAATTGAAGGTATTTCTAATATTAGAGATGAATCTGATAGAAACGGAATGCGTATCGTTTATATTTTAAAACGTGATGCAATACCTAATATTGTTTTAAATAAATTATTTAAATACACACAATTACAAACTTCTTTTAGTGTAAATAATATTGCACTAGTAAAAGGAAGACCAGAGCAATTAAACTTAAAGCAATTAATTCATTATTTTGTTGAACATAGACATGAAGTTATTGTTCGTAGAACAGAATTTGATCTTAAGAAAGCGGAAGCAAGAGCTCATATTTTAGAAGGATTAATTATTGCATCTGATAATATTGACGAAGTAATAAAAATTATTAGAGCTTCTAATAATGCTGATGAAGCAAGAGAAAGTTTAATTGAACGTTTTGCTTTAAGTGAAATTCAAGCAAAAGCAATTGTAGAAATGCGTTTGCGTCAATTAACAGGACTAGAGCAAGATAAATTACGTGCAGAGTTTGATGCAATTATGTTAACAATTATCGATTTAAAAGATATTCTTGCTAACGAACCTAGACGTTACGAAATTATAAAAGCAGAATTACTTCATATTAGAGATAAATATGGTGATGACCGTAGATCTGTAATTGAGTATGCGGGTGGAGATATGAGTATTGAAGATATGATACCAGATACGAAAGTTGTGGTTACTATTTCTAATGCTGGTTACCTAAAACGTACAAATCTTGAAGAATATAAAGTTCAGAATAGAGGAGGAAGAGGTCAGAAAGGTGCAACTACTAGAAATGAAGATTTCTTAGAGCATTTATTTGTGGGTACAAACCACCAATATATGATGTTCTTCACTCAAAAAGGTAAAGTATTCTGGATGCGTGTTTATGAAATTCCTGAAGGTGGTAAAAATACCAAAGGTAGAGCAATGCAAAACTTAATCAACATTGAACAAGATGATAAAGTTAAAGCATTCTTAGTAACTCAAGATTTAAAAGACGAAGAGTATATTAATAGCCATTACGTAATTATGGCAACTAAAAAAGGTCAAGTTAAAAAGACTTCTTTAGAGCAATATTCTCGTCCAAGAACAAATGGTATTAATGCAATTACTATTAAGGAAGGTGATGAATTATTAGAAGCTAAATTAACAACTGGAGACAGTCAAGTAATGTTAGCATTAAAATCTGGTAAATCAATTCGTTTCGAAGAAGCAAAAACGCGCCCAATGGGAAGAACTGCTTCTGGAGTAAGAGGTATTACACTTCAACATGACAAGGATGAAGTTATTGGTATGGTTGCTGTAAATGATATGGAAAGCAACATCTTAGTAGTTTCAGAAAAAGGATATGGAAAACGTTCTAAATTAGAAGACTATAGAGTTACTAATAGAGGAGGTAAAGGAGTTAAAACTTTAAATATTTCTGAAAAAACTGGTGGTTTGGTAGCTATTAAGAATGTAGATGATTCTAACGATTTAATGATTATCAATAAATCTGGTTTAACTATTAGAATGGCTGTTGAAGATTTAAGAGTTATGGGGCGTGCAACACAAGGTGTTCGTTTAATAAATATTAAAGATTCTGACAGTATTGCTGCTGTTGCTAAAGTGATGCATGAAGAGGAAGTTGTTGAAGAAGAAAATGTTGAAGAAAATGCTGAGGATTTAGACAATGGCACGGAAATTGATAAGGATTCAAATGATAATCAAGAATAA